A window of Amycolatopsis australiensis contains these coding sequences:
- a CDS encoding NADP-dependent oxidoreductase — protein sequence MSRAVGYETFGGPEVLELREVPEPHAGPGEVRVRVAAAGLNPIDWGLVSRPEAAARFGITLPSGFGYDFAGVVDEVGPGVTGYAAGDRVHGGALARAVADFVVVKAPAEAPDGLFHTPDGISDEVASTLPVAGSSATAALAAIGLRPGDTVLIGGAAGGVGVFAVQLARLAGAKVLGTASEGTFGFLRELGAEPVAYGPGLADRVRARGVTAAADLFGTETAEAALELGIPPERIATIAAGPNPPGGVRATGGADAEPGAMARITDAILAGELTVPIAAVFPVERIRDAVSLQAGRHVHGKVVVTL from the coding sequence ATGAGCAGAGCGGTCGGGTACGAGACGTTCGGCGGTCCGGAAGTGCTGGAGCTGCGCGAGGTCCCGGAGCCGCACGCGGGTCCGGGCGAGGTGCGCGTGCGCGTGGCGGCGGCCGGGCTGAACCCGATAGATTGGGGCCTGGTCTCCCGGCCCGAGGCGGCGGCGCGGTTCGGCATCACGCTGCCGTCCGGCTTCGGCTACGACTTCGCCGGCGTGGTCGACGAGGTGGGCCCGGGCGTCACGGGCTACGCGGCGGGGGACCGCGTCCATGGCGGCGCGCTGGCGCGGGCGGTGGCGGACTTCGTCGTGGTCAAGGCGCCGGCGGAGGCACCCGACGGGCTGTTCCACACGCCGGACGGCATCAGTGACGAGGTGGCGAGCACGCTCCCGGTGGCAGGCTCATCGGCGACGGCCGCCCTGGCGGCGATCGGCCTGCGGCCGGGCGACACGGTCCTGATCGGCGGAGCGGCGGGCGGAGTGGGCGTGTTCGCGGTCCAGCTGGCGAGACTGGCCGGCGCGAAGGTGCTGGGCACGGCGTCGGAGGGGACGTTCGGGTTCCTGCGCGAGCTGGGCGCGGAGCCGGTGGCCTACGGACCGGGACTGGCGGACCGGGTCCGAGCGAGAGGAGTGACGGCGGCGGCGGACCTGTTCGGCACGGAGACGGCGGAGGCGGCCCTGGAGCTGGGCATCCCACCGGAGCGCATCGCGACGATAGCGGCGGGCCCCAACCCGCCGGGCGGAGTCCGCGCGACGGGTGGAGCGGACGCGGAGCCGGGCGCGATGGCCCGGATCACGGACGCGATCCTGGCGGGCGAGCTGACGGTCCCGATCGCGGCGGTGTTCCCGGTGGAGCGGATCCGCGACGCGGTGAGTCTGCAGGCGGGGCGCCACGTGCACGGCAAGGTGGTGGTCACGCTCTGA
- a CDS encoding GvpL/GvpF family gas vesicle protein — protein sequence MTLQLYGIVRAGHPRAPRTVCWEDLAMVVGEPEPDPAAHLAIVSALVEGGPVLPVRFGAVAADEDAVRTRVLAPDAGRFRADLDRLDGLAEVHVCLRFSGPGSAWRAARSDGLLAEVAQRARDSVSLPAGESADERWAFLVGLGDLLVIRDAVAGLGRAGGVQADWLGPLPAYSFLDRRTCSRWTW from the coding sequence GTGACCCTGCAGCTCTACGGGATCGTTCGCGCCGGGCACCCGCGGGCGCCGCGGACCGTGTGCTGGGAGGACCTCGCCATGGTCGTCGGCGAGCCCGAGCCCGACCCCGCCGCGCACCTGGCGATCGTGTCCGCGCTCGTCGAAGGCGGCCCGGTGCTGCCCGTCCGCTTCGGCGCCGTGGCCGCGGACGAGGACGCCGTCCGCACCCGGGTGCTCGCCCCGGACGCCGGCCGCTTCCGCGCCGACCTCGATCGGCTCGACGGCCTGGCTGAGGTGCACGTCTGCCTGCGGTTCAGCGGACCCGGCTCGGCGTGGCGGGCGGCCCGCTCGGACGGGTTGCTCGCCGAAGTCGCCCAGCGGGCCCGCGACTCGGTGTCGCTGCCGGCGGGCGAGTCCGCCGACGAGCGGTGGGCGTTCCTGGTCGGGCTGGGCGACCTGCTCGTCATCCGCGACGCTGTGGCCGGCCTCGGCCGCGCCGGCGGGGTCCAGGCGGACTGGCTCGGCCCGCTGCCGGCGTACAGCTTCCTCGACCGGCGCACGTGCTCGCGGTGGACCTGGTGA
- a CDS encoding CoA-binding protein: protein MNAEEILAGANTIAVVGLSRDPAKAAHGVPAVLQAHGFRIIPVHPSATELLGEKVYRSLKDIPEPVDLVDVFRPAAEAPGIAREAAQIGAKALWLQQGIVSAEARRIAEEAGLAYVENRCTAVVRATAAISKN from the coding sequence ATGAACGCAGAGGAGATCCTCGCCGGCGCGAACACGATCGCCGTGGTGGGCCTGAGCCGCGATCCGGCCAAGGCCGCGCACGGTGTCCCGGCGGTGCTGCAGGCGCACGGCTTCCGCATCATCCCCGTACACCCGAGCGCGACCGAGCTGCTCGGCGAGAAGGTGTACCGGTCGCTGAAGGACATCCCGGAGCCGGTCGACCTCGTCGACGTCTTCCGGCCGGCCGCCGAAGCACCCGGCATCGCCCGCGAAGCCGCCCAGATCGGCGCCAAGGCGTTGTGGCTGCAGCAGGGCATCGTCTCGGCCGAAGCGCGCCGCATCGCCGAAGAGGCCGGGCTCGCCTACGTCGAGAACCGCTGCACCGCCGTGGTCCGCGCGACGGCCGCGATCTCGAAGAACTAG
- a CDS encoding 2-keto-4-pentenoate hydratase yields MDVSKVQEAAALLARAYATREPIEPLIKTYPDAGVEDAYRIQQEQVRRWVEGGDAVRGHKVGLASAAMQRQMGVDQPDYGHLTGGMFHLEHQPIPTTAFLQPRIEPEIAFVLGSALRGPGVTVADAVRAVDFVLPSLEIVDSRIQDWKISLFDTIADNASSGGVVLGSSPTALRDADLRLAGCVLYRNGVVAATGAGGAVLGSPLNSLVWLANTVGPLGVTLEPGHVVLPGSMTRAIPVSPGDTIVTTIAGIGSVTAVFSEEA; encoded by the coding sequence GTGGACGTCAGCAAGGTGCAGGAGGCCGCCGCCCTACTGGCGCGGGCCTACGCGACGCGCGAGCCGATCGAACCGCTGATCAAGACTTATCCGGACGCGGGGGTCGAGGACGCGTACCGGATCCAGCAGGAGCAGGTGCGGCGCTGGGTCGAGGGCGGCGACGCCGTCCGGGGGCACAAGGTCGGGCTCGCGTCGGCCGCCATGCAGCGGCAGATGGGCGTCGACCAGCCCGACTACGGGCACCTCACCGGCGGCATGTTCCACCTGGAGCACCAGCCGATCCCCACGACGGCGTTCCTGCAGCCGCGCATCGAGCCCGAGATCGCCTTCGTGCTCGGGTCGGCGTTGCGCGGCCCCGGCGTCACGGTCGCCGACGCGGTGCGCGCGGTCGACTTCGTGCTGCCGTCGCTGGAGATCGTCGACTCGCGGATCCAGGACTGGAAGATCTCGCTGTTCGACACGATCGCCGACAACGCGTCCTCCGGCGGCGTGGTGCTGGGCAGCAGCCCGACGGCGTTGCGCGACGCCGACCTGCGGCTGGCCGGCTGCGTGCTGTACCGGAACGGCGTGGTGGCGGCGACCGGCGCGGGCGGCGCGGTGCTCGGGTCGCCGCTGAACTCGCTGGTGTGGCTGGCGAACACGGTGGGGCCGCTGGGCGTCACCCTGGAGCCGGGGCACGTCGTGCTGCCGGGGTCGATGACCCGGGCGATCCCGGTGTCGCCGGGTGACACGATCGTCACGACCATCGCCGGCATCGGCAGCGTCACCGCGGTCTTCTCGGAGGAAGCATGA
- a CDS encoding NHL repeat-containing protein has product MTTSEAAALPRAFGGPGAGPGQFRAPSGIAVDAHGRVWVADTGNDRVQAFTRDGALVRVIAGRLKAPEGIAVDAAGNVYVADTGNRRVVQYSWWGGFVREFGNLVRPRAVALDAAGRLLVDDTGRVARFDTRTGAALPGTAEPISSPRDTAGDGSGGVWVAETGNHRIVHFGPFA; this is encoded by the coding sequence GTGACCACCAGCGAAGCCGCGGCGCTCCCGCGCGCGTTCGGCGGCCCCGGCGCCGGGCCCGGCCAGTTCCGCGCGCCGTCGGGCATCGCCGTCGACGCGCACGGGCGCGTGTGGGTGGCCGACACCGGCAACGACCGCGTACAGGCGTTCACCCGCGACGGCGCACTCGTGCGCGTCATCGCCGGGCGGCTCAAGGCGCCGGAAGGGATCGCGGTCGACGCGGCGGGCAACGTCTACGTCGCCGACACGGGCAACCGCCGGGTGGTGCAGTACTCGTGGTGGGGCGGGTTCGTGCGCGAGTTCGGGAACCTCGTGCGGCCACGCGCGGTGGCGCTCGACGCCGCCGGACGGCTCCTGGTCGACGACACCGGCCGCGTGGCCCGGTTCGACACGCGCACGGGCGCCGCGCTGCCCGGCACCGCCGAGCCGATCAGCTCACCGCGTGACACCGCGGGCGACGGCTCGGGTGGCGTGTGGGTCGCCGAAACCGGCAACCACCGCATCGTCCACTTCGGACCGTTCGCCTAG
- a CDS encoding VOC family protein, producing the protein MAPTQAEVAELAEIRDELRERHLRPAAERPATNGRGIHHTALISSDVERTIRFYQDLLGFPLTELIENRDYPGSSHFFFDVGNGNAVAFFDLPGLDLGPYAEVLGGLHHLALSVEPERWSVIKDKLDEAGVPYLLESRTSIYLSDPDGARIELISDPLGEMYGEKIG; encoded by the coding sequence ATGGCACCGACCCAGGCCGAGGTTGCCGAACTCGCCGAAATCCGCGACGAGCTGCGCGAGCGCCACCTGCGCCCGGCCGCCGAGCGACCGGCGACCAACGGACGCGGCATCCACCACACCGCGCTGATCTCCAGCGACGTCGAGCGGACCATCCGGTTCTACCAGGACCTCCTCGGCTTCCCGCTCACCGAGCTGATCGAGAACCGGGACTACCCCGGCTCCAGCCACTTCTTCTTCGACGTCGGCAACGGCAACGCCGTCGCCTTCTTCGACCTGCCCGGCCTCGACCTCGGCCCGTACGCGGAAGTCCTCGGTGGCCTGCACCACCTGGCGCTGTCGGTCGAGCCGGAACGGTGGAGCGTCATCAAGGACAAGCTCGACGAGGCCGGCGTGCCGTACCTGCTGGAGAGCCGCACGTCCATCTACCTGTCCGACCCGGACGGTGCCCGCATCGAGCTGATCTCCGACCCGCTCGGCGAGATGTACGGCGAGAAGATCGGCTGA
- a CDS encoding response regulator transcription factor: MRLLIVEDEREFAETLRRGLVAEGFTVDVAHTGAEGLWRATEQEYDVVVLDIMLPELSGYEVLKRLRAAENWTPVLMLTAKDGEYDEADAFDLGADDYLSKPFSFVVLIARLRALLRRGAPARPAVLEAGDLRLDPSARTVHRGQTRIELTAREFGLLEFLLRRPGTALTKNEILNHVWDAHYDGDENVVEVYIGYLRRKIDAPFGTRTIETVRGVGYRLVDVTRS; encoded by the coding sequence ATGCGGCTGCTGATCGTGGAGGACGAACGCGAGTTCGCGGAGACGCTGCGGCGCGGGCTGGTCGCCGAGGGGTTCACCGTCGACGTCGCGCACACCGGCGCGGAAGGGCTGTGGCGGGCGACCGAGCAGGAGTACGACGTCGTCGTCCTGGACATCATGCTGCCCGAGCTGTCCGGCTACGAGGTGCTGAAACGCCTGCGTGCGGCGGAGAACTGGACGCCGGTGCTGATGCTCACCGCGAAGGACGGCGAGTACGACGAAGCCGACGCGTTCGATCTCGGCGCCGATGACTACCTGTCGAAGCCGTTCTCGTTCGTCGTGCTCATCGCGCGCCTGCGCGCGTTGCTGCGCCGCGGCGCGCCGGCCCGTCCCGCCGTGCTGGAGGCGGGCGACCTGCGGCTCGACCCGTCCGCCCGGACCGTCCACAGAGGACAAACGCGGATCGAGCTGACCGCGCGCGAGTTCGGGCTGCTGGAATTCCTGTTGCGGCGCCCCGGCACGGCGCTGACGAAGAACGAGATCCTCAACCACGTCTGGGACGCGCACTACGACGGCGACGAGAACGTCGTCGAGGTGTACATCGGATACCTGCGACGCAAGATCGACGCGCCGTTCGGCACCCGGACCATCGAAACGGTCCGCGGTGTCGGGTACCGATTGGTGGACGTTACCCGATCGTGA
- a CDS encoding type 1 glutamine amidotransferase — MADSIVRIGLLLPEVLGTYGDTGNAQVLCRRLQWRGMEAEVVPVGLGDPVPSALDIYLLGGGEDGAQALAAAHLRKYPGLRRAVSGGAVVFGVCAGLQVLGTRFRGFDGIDHDGLGLLDVTTEPGERRAVAELVATSSELLDNAPLTGFENHLGVSKLGAASEPLGHVVRGTGNGDGTEGAVTDRVVGTYLHGPALARNPALADLLLTWTAGHPLPPLDLPEVDRLRAERLAAARRRR; from the coding sequence GTGGCTGACTCGATCGTCCGCATCGGACTGCTGCTGCCGGAGGTGCTCGGCACCTACGGCGACACCGGCAACGCGCAGGTGCTCTGCCGCCGCCTGCAGTGGCGGGGGATGGAAGCCGAGGTGGTGCCGGTCGGGCTCGGTGACCCGGTGCCGTCCGCGTTGGACATCTACCTGCTCGGCGGCGGCGAGGACGGCGCGCAGGCGCTGGCCGCCGCCCACCTGCGGAAGTACCCGGGCCTGCGGCGGGCCGTGTCCGGTGGCGCGGTCGTCTTCGGCGTCTGCGCGGGCTTGCAGGTGCTCGGGACCCGCTTCCGCGGCTTCGACGGCATCGACCACGACGGGCTCGGCCTGCTCGACGTCACCACCGAACCCGGCGAGCGGCGAGCCGTCGCGGAACTGGTCGCGACCTCGTCGGAGCTGCTGGACAACGCGCCGCTCACGGGGTTCGAGAACCACCTCGGCGTGAGCAAGCTGGGCGCGGCCAGCGAGCCGCTCGGGCACGTCGTGCGCGGCACCGGCAACGGCGACGGCACCGAAGGCGCGGTGACCGACCGGGTCGTCGGCACGTACCTGCACGGCCCGGCGCTGGCCCGCAACCCGGCGCTGGCGGACCTCCTGCTGACCTGGACGGCCGGGCACCCGCTGCCGCCGCTGGACCTGCCCGAGGTCGACCGCCTGCGCGCGGAGCGGCTGGCCGCCGCACGCCGGCGACGGTGA
- a CDS encoding 2-keto-4-pentenoate hydratase, whose amino-acid sequence MNVREAAAALLGTVSERAPLSADWPDLDVETAYAIQDEALRLRRARGETLVGLKLGLTSRAKQERMGIDAPLLAWLTDAMVLPAGAPVPHDELIHPRAEPELVFVLGRELAGPGVTAATALAAVDRVYGGIEVIDSRYADYRFTLPDAVADNGSSAYFGVGPVGLPPAALDLSLEAALLEVDGQIVDTATGAAVQGHPAEALALAANALGARGLALEQGWLILTGGMTDAVPLRRGSRVAAHFSHLGSITLAC is encoded by the coding sequence ATGAACGTGCGCGAGGCAGCCGCCGCGCTGCTCGGGACGGTCTCGGAGCGAGCCCCGCTCTCGGCCGACTGGCCGGACCTGGACGTCGAGACGGCGTACGCGATCCAGGACGAGGCCCTGCGGCTGCGGCGGGCCCGTGGCGAGACGCTGGTCGGGCTGAAGCTGGGCCTGACCTCGCGGGCGAAGCAGGAGCGGATGGGCATCGACGCGCCGCTGCTGGCGTGGCTGACCGACGCGATGGTGCTCCCGGCGGGCGCGCCGGTACCGCACGACGAGCTGATCCACCCGCGCGCCGAGCCGGAGCTGGTCTTCGTGCTGGGCCGTGAGCTGGCGGGCCCGGGCGTCACGGCGGCAACGGCACTGGCGGCGGTCGACCGCGTGTACGGCGGGATCGAGGTCATCGACAGCCGGTACGCGGACTACCGGTTCACGCTCCCGGACGCGGTCGCGGACAACGGCTCGTCGGCGTACTTCGGCGTGGGCCCGGTGGGCCTGCCGCCGGCCGCGCTGGACTTGTCACTGGAGGCGGCCCTGCTGGAGGTGGACGGCCAGATAGTGGACACGGCAACGGGCGCGGCGGTCCAGGGCCACCCGGCGGAGGCACTGGCACTGGCGGCGAACGCACTGGGCGCGCGCGGACTGGCGCTGGAGCAGGGCTGGCTGATCCTGACGGGCGGCATGACGGACGCGGTCCCCCTCCGCCGCGGCTCCCGTGTCGCGGCCCACTTTTCTCATTTGGGCTCGATCACCCTGGCCTGCTGA
- a CDS encoding Mur ligase family protein gives MAAGRLTAWLSRSSGLGRGGMIGGRVTLALDPRALRRLGQDRTVVLVTGTNGKTTTALMLTRALEALAEVAANSDGANMPDGVLAALAARPDAPYAVLEVDETYVPWVAQQLEPAMLVLLNLSRDQLDRVGEVRSTERDLRAAVAAMDKTVVVANCDDVLVTSAASAAAKPLWVGTGRRWTGDSTACPRCDGQIQNHDGHWSCGCGLARPEPAWALDGDLVRTPGGRHVDLDLRLPGDANRANAALALAAAQRLGVPPHTAAARLRTITDIGGRYRTIRRSRHSVRLMLAKNPAGWMETLRVLDEDTPVVVAVNAQEADGRDLSWLWDVHFERLRGRQVVVTGERGADLAVRLCYAEVPHWAEPDPVAAIDALPPGGVELVANYTAFRDLVGRLRGG, from the coding sequence GTGGCCGCCGGGCGGCTGACCGCCTGGCTGTCGCGTAGCTCGGGCCTCGGCCGCGGTGGCATGATCGGGGGGCGCGTCACCCTCGCCCTCGATCCGCGGGCCCTGCGGCGGCTCGGGCAGGACCGGACCGTCGTGCTCGTCACCGGCACCAACGGCAAGACCACCACCGCCCTGATGCTGACCCGCGCCCTCGAAGCGCTCGCCGAGGTCGCCGCCAACAGCGACGGGGCCAACATGCCCGACGGTGTCCTCGCCGCGCTCGCCGCCCGGCCCGACGCGCCGTACGCCGTGCTCGAAGTCGACGAAACCTACGTTCCCTGGGTTGCCCAGCAGCTGGAACCCGCGATGCTGGTCCTGCTCAACCTCAGCCGGGACCAGCTCGACCGCGTCGGCGAGGTCCGCTCGACCGAACGTGACCTGCGGGCCGCCGTGGCGGCCATGGACAAGACCGTCGTCGTCGCCAACTGTGACGACGTGCTCGTCACCTCCGCCGCGAGCGCCGCCGCCAAGCCGCTGTGGGTCGGGACCGGGCGGCGCTGGACCGGCGACTCGACCGCCTGTCCCCGCTGCGACGGCCAGATCCAGAACCACGACGGGCACTGGAGCTGCGGCTGCGGTCTTGCCCGGCCGGAGCCCGCCTGGGCGCTCGACGGCGATCTCGTCCGCACGCCTGGCGGCAGGCACGTCGACCTGGACCTGCGGCTGCCGGGGGACGCGAACCGGGCGAACGCCGCGCTCGCCCTCGCCGCCGCGCAACGGCTCGGCGTACCGCCGCACACCGCCGCCGCCCGGCTGCGGACCATCACCGACATCGGCGGCCGCTACCGCACGATCCGCCGGTCCCGGCACTCCGTGCGGCTGATGCTGGCGAAGAACCCCGCCGGCTGGATGGAAACGCTGCGCGTGCTGGACGAGGACACCCCGGTCGTCGTCGCGGTCAACGCGCAGGAGGCCGACGGGCGCGACCTGTCGTGGCTGTGGGACGTGCACTTCGAGCGGCTGCGCGGCCGCCAGGTCGTCGTCACCGGCGAGCGCGGCGCCGACCTGGCCGTCCGGCTCTGCTACGCCGAGGTACCGCACTGGGCCGAACCGGACCCGGTCGCCGCGATCGACGCGTTGCCGCCCGGCGGGGTCGAGCTGGTCGCCAACTACACCGCGTTCCGCGACCTGGTGGGCAGGTTGCGCGGTGGCTGA
- a CDS encoding sensor histidine kinase, with translation MKLGRVIAATGVRMRTTAVAVLALALAIAAAGVVVVLLLEESLDRSVTESARSTGRQVAIQLVREGARDLSASDVASTGDTEAVTQVLNARGRPIASDPAIVGHPPLTGTRPPVGQEAIETLPLGLNGDSADYRVVSQQVNGPGGPYTVISARSLEPVTEASTRLTLLLGLIAVPLLAISGLAVYRAVGSALRPVERMRRTVAEISTRDLAARVPLPPGGDEVHRLAVTLNEMLGRLASAQAAQRRFVADASHELRSPLSTISTALDVSGRHPESAQDLVPVIARETARLRELVDDLLMLARTDDTTDRPSRTEVDLDDIVRAEAERVRGECALDVEVRAGPAKVRGSEAQLRRAVRNLVDNARGHARSHIRVASSVRGGLAVVEVSDDGPGVEEPDRERIFERFVRLDASRQRGHGGTGLGLPIVAGIAARHGGRARYAESDEPGARFLLELPVLELPEEE, from the coding sequence GTGAAGCTGGGCAGGGTGATCGCCGCGACCGGCGTGCGGATGCGGACCACCGCGGTGGCGGTGCTCGCGCTCGCCCTGGCCATCGCCGCCGCGGGCGTCGTCGTGGTGCTGCTGCTCGAGGAGTCGCTCGACCGCAGCGTGACCGAGAGCGCGCGCAGCACCGGCCGCCAGGTCGCCATCCAGCTCGTCCGCGAAGGCGCGCGTGACCTCAGCGCGTCCGACGTGGCCAGCACCGGCGACACCGAGGCGGTCACCCAGGTGCTCAACGCGCGGGGCAGGCCGATCGCGAGCGACCCGGCGATCGTCGGGCACCCGCCGCTGACCGGCACCCGCCCGCCCGTCGGGCAGGAAGCCATCGAGACGCTGCCGCTCGGGCTCAACGGCGACAGCGCCGACTACCGGGTCGTGTCGCAGCAGGTCAACGGGCCGGGCGGGCCGTACACGGTGATCTCCGCGCGGTCGCTGGAGCCGGTGACCGAGGCGTCGACGCGGCTGACGCTGCTGCTCGGGCTCATCGCCGTCCCGCTGCTGGCCATCTCCGGGCTGGCGGTCTACCGCGCGGTCGGCTCGGCGCTGCGGCCGGTGGAGCGGATGCGCCGGACCGTCGCCGAGATCTCCACGCGTGACCTGGCCGCCCGCGTGCCGCTGCCGCCGGGCGGTGACGAGGTCCACCGGCTGGCCGTGACGCTCAACGAAATGCTCGGCCGCCTCGCGTCGGCGCAGGCGGCGCAACGCCGGTTCGTCGCGGACGCCAGCCACGAGCTGCGGTCGCCGTTGTCCACGATCAGCACCGCGCTCGACGTCTCCGGCAGGCACCCGGAGAGCGCCCAGGACCTGGTGCCGGTGATCGCCAGGGAAACCGCGCGGCTGCGCGAGCTCGTCGACGACCTGCTCATGCTCGCCCGCACCGACGACACGACCGACCGGCCGTCGCGCACCGAGGTCGACCTCGACGACATCGTCCGCGCCGAAGCCGAGCGCGTCCGCGGCGAGTGCGCGCTCGACGTCGAGGTGCGGGCCGGGCCGGCGAAGGTGCGGGGCAGCGAGGCCCAGCTGCGGCGGGCGGTGCGGAACCTGGTCGACAACGCCCGCGGGCACGCGCGCTCGCACATCCGCGTCGCCAGCTCGGTGCGCGGCGGCCTCGCCGTCGTCGAGGTGAGCGACGACGGCCCCGGGGTCGAGGAGCCCGACCGCGAACGGATCTTCGAGCGGTTCGTCCGGCTCGACGCGTCACGGCAGCGCGGCCACGGCGGCACCGGGCTGGGCCTGCCGATCGTCGCGGGCATCGCGGCGCGCCACGGCGGCCGGGCCCGTTACGCGGAGTCGGACGAGCCGGGCGCGCGGTTCCTGCTGGAGCTGCCGGTGCTCGAACTGCCGGAGGAGGAGTGA